One window from the genome of Hyphomonas neptunium ATCC 15444 encodes:
- the zwf gene encoding glucose-6-phosphate dehydrogenase, with translation MAKFVPVEAFDIVIFGGTGDLSRRKLLPALYHRWVDGQIPENSTIVGTARSELDAQAYRDLAREACEKASGKSWDADAWEKFAQILHYVAIDATDPEGDWEGLKARLKAEDGRPRIFYLATSPHLYVDISRALGKVGLVDGMCRVVLEKPIGTDLASAQAINDGVGEVFTERQVFRIDHYLGKETVQNLMVLRFANILFEPLWSQNYIDHVQITVAEDLGLEGRADYYDRSGALRDMVQNHLLQLLCLTAMEPPNDMDDDDIRTEKIKVLKALRPVSSQDAKRLTVRGQYAAGMHAGKPAKGYVEELSETGGSKTETFVAIKAEINNWRWTGVPFYLRTGKRMSSRHSDIVIQFKQAPHNLFGEQSGNVNQLVIRLQPDEAVRLYVQIKEPGPGGLRVKSLPLNLSYAESFTLRYPDAYERLLMDVVRGNLSLFMRRDEVEAAWRWVDGLIDAWDTSGYQPEAYPAGTDGPMSAAMLMDRDNRSWWKES, from the coding sequence GTGGCAAAGTTCGTTCCTGTTGAAGCCTTCGACATCGTCATCTTTGGCGGCACGGGCGATCTGTCCCGCCGCAAGCTGCTTCCTGCGCTCTATCACCGCTGGGTGGATGGCCAGATTCCGGAAAACTCGACGATCGTCGGAACGGCTCGCTCCGAGCTGGATGCGCAGGCTTATCGGGACCTTGCGCGGGAAGCTTGCGAGAAAGCCTCAGGCAAATCGTGGGACGCTGACGCTTGGGAGAAGTTTGCTCAGATCCTCCATTATGTCGCGATCGATGCGACCGATCCGGAAGGGGATTGGGAGGGGCTCAAGGCCAGGCTGAAGGCAGAAGATGGCCGTCCACGGATATTCTATCTGGCAACGTCGCCTCACCTTTATGTCGATATCTCCCGCGCGCTGGGAAAGGTCGGCCTTGTGGACGGCATGTGCAGGGTCGTGCTGGAAAAGCCCATCGGTACGGACCTTGCATCCGCGCAGGCGATCAATGACGGCGTCGGCGAGGTGTTCACCGAACGGCAGGTATTCCGTATTGACCACTATCTGGGCAAGGAAACCGTCCAGAACCTGATGGTTTTGCGCTTTGCCAATATCCTGTTCGAACCGCTCTGGTCGCAGAATTATATCGATCACGTTCAGATCACTGTCGCTGAAGATCTCGGCCTTGAAGGGCGGGCCGACTATTACGACCGGTCCGGCGCGCTGCGCGACATGGTCCAGAACCACCTGTTGCAGCTCCTGTGCCTCACGGCGATGGAGCCCCCCAACGACATGGATGACGACGATATACGCACAGAAAAGATCAAGGTTCTGAAGGCCCTGCGGCCGGTATCGTCTCAGGATGCAAAGCGGCTGACCGTGCGCGGGCAATACGCGGCAGGCATGCATGCGGGCAAACCGGCTAAAGGCTATGTCGAGGAGCTCTCCGAAACCGGGGGCAGCAAGACCGAAACATTTGTGGCCATCAAGGCAGAGATCAACAACTGGCGCTGGACGGGCGTGCCATTCTATCTGCGCACCGGAAAACGCATGTCGTCGCGCCATTCCGACATCGTGATCCAGTTCAAGCAGGCGCCCCACAATCTGTTCGGTGAGCAATCGGGAAATGTAAACCAGCTTGTAATCCGTCTGCAGCCGGATGAAGCGGTTCGCCTGTATGTTCAGATCAAGGAACCCGGCCCTGGTGGCCTGCGCGTCAAATCGCTCCCACTCAACCTTTCCTATGCGGAAAGTTTCACCCTACGCTATCCCGACGCCTATGAGCGGCTGTTGATGGATGTCGTTCGCGGAAACCTTTCCCTGTTCATGCGCCGGGACGAGGTTGAGGCCGCCTGGCGCTGGGTTGATGGCCTGATCGATGCGTGGGACACCAGCGGCTATCAGCCTGAAGCCTATCCGGCGGGTACGGATGGCCCGATGTCGGCCGCGATGCTGATGGACCGTGACAATCGTAGTTGGTGGAAAGAAAGCTGA